From a region of the Daphnia pulicaria isolate SC F1-1A chromosome 1, SC_F0-13Bv2, whole genome shotgun sequence genome:
- the LOC124320923 gene encoding lipase member H-like isoform X2, with product MTLIKTFWILLCSSVLVLAEGKEIIRHAGDLLSEIAEPFAASQVHFLLWTRRNSFLFQELFINDVNVLAASSYVKTKPTKIYVHGFTENGQGDLSFRLRNRFLEKEDINFIAVDWALLAAGPDYPRAAANTRLVGLLTGDFVNFLVSQGTDLIKLHLIGFSMGAHVVGLAGHIANGVLPRITGLDPAFPHFDFTNPDEVLEKTDAQFVDVIHTNAGKLENGKIGVDRSIGHVDFWPNGGSSQPGCIEIPNSSAGILSIMNLFLGGICSHRRAVEYFMESLDVPFIATRCNSYDEFKLGSCTNNFKTFLGVPVSTSAVGNFFLDTNVPHTVRQENSFQSIFKTT from the exons ATGACGTTAATCAAAACGTTCTGGATACTTCTCTGCTCCTCCGTCCTCGTTTTAGCCGAAG gaaaagaaataatcagACATGCTGGTGATCTTCTGTCGGAGATTGCCGAACCGTTCGCAGCTTCACAAGTTCATTTCTTACTCTGGACAAg ACGAAATTCGTTTCTATTTCAAGAACTCTTTATCAACGATGTAAATGTCCTAGCTGCTTCTTCTTATGTTAAGACAAAACCTACTAAAATTTATGTCCATGGTTTTACTGAAAATGGGCAAGGTGATCTTAGTTTCAGGTTACGCAATC GTTTCCTCGAAAAAGAAGATATTAATTTTATCGCAGTCGACTGGGCATTATTGGCTGCAGGTCCCGACTATCCTAGAGCAGCGGCAAACACTAGGCTGGTAGGATTACTCACGGGAGATTTTGTGAACTTCCTGGTTTCACAGGGCACTGATCTTATCAAGTTGCACTTGATTGGTTTCAGTATGGGGGCGCATGTGGTTGGACTGGCTGGACATATCGCCAACGGTGTACTACCTAGAATAACAG GTTTGGATCCAGCCTTCCCTCACTTTGATTTCACTAACCCAGACGAGGTTCTAGAGAAAACAGATGCCCAGTTTGTTGATGTTATCCATACAAATGCTGGCAAGTTGGAAAATGGCAAAATAGGCGTCGATCGATCGATCGGACACGTCGATTTTTGGCCCAATGGTGGATCTTCTCAGCCT GGCTGTATAGAAATCCCCAACAGCAGCGCTGGAATCTTAAGTATTATGAACCTGTTTCTTGGAG GTATCTGCAGTCATAGGCGAGCAGTGGAATATTTTATGGAATCCCTTGATGTTCCGTTCATCGCCACCCGGTGCAATTCTTACGACGAATTCAAGCTTGGCTCATGCACtaacaatttcaaaacttttctggGTGTTCCAGTCTCAACATC AGCCGTAGGAAATTTCTTCCTCGATACCAACGTACCTCACACAGTCCGGCAAGAGAACAGCTTTCAatcaatatttaaaacaacttaa
- the LOC124320921 gene encoding late secretory pathway protein AVL9 homolog isoform X2, with product MEEQVTDQEEKKKKETSTIAREFSRDAPPILHLLVVGFHHKKGCQVEYSYPPLCPNSPSESHECPEMWKNLPSLAMPDGSHNFVEDTVYFHLPSMAHPGKTVYGVSSYRQIEAKMLSKKTADITRSTVQKAVCVLSNLPLYGHIQVKMGLITEAYFREGDFTQFMLLHDAYNNLNMCLNPDLLNSTQAIIGLPLREMLERFGHKVVQLFKLILLQKRVLFFHSPVRPLSTSILAMLALFPGVVESGLDNCTALASQPEIIIAETLEVPKQFIPPPDEEPADKLAGSTKSADTPTVDATDDSKVSRESSFEDLRAPTAQEMENEKSGRISPSIVAGLPNEDCGLPLQLFGNGYVCHPYLSLSYLDLLSEPNIRGYIVGATNVLFKQKKTLFDAIIELETGRIDITDPELRRQLELTKEDMRFADHIVRLVVQDRTSNTFLDGVGWEGGDEWLRAEFKTYLLFMLRTSLMDDGCKYLDEFNPAFIQAWKATSNYAKWLETPHPAVLELHPGHMFSGQLSISDVKLKISQITQTMQNTEKGRKISNAAASTSRAVANTSKVVGGAISQAKGAFSSWWSTFHQQPTEATEEAEEALGPNGMRMSDIDLTE from the exons ATGCTCCTCCAATATTGCACCTTCTCGTCGTTGGATTTCATCACAAAAAAGGGTGTCAAGTTGAGTATTCATACCCTCCTCTTTGCCCCAACTCTCCTTCCGAATCTCATGAATGTCCGGAAATGTGGAAAAATTTGCCTTCCCTGGCGATGCCAGATGGCTCACATAATTTTGTTGAGGATACTGTCTATTTCCACCTCCCATCAATGGCACATCCAGGCAAAACAGTTTATGGTGTTTCCTCTTATCGCCAAATTGAGGCAAAG ATGCTCTCTAAGAAAACTGCTGACATAACCAGAAGCACTGTCCAGAAAGCTGTATGTGTTCTTTCGAACCTTCCTTTATATGGTCATATCCAAGTAAAAATGGGATTGATCACTGAAGCTTATTTCCGTGAGGGGGATTTTACTCAGTTCATGTTGCTCCATGATGCTTACAACAATCTAAACATGTGTCTCAACCCTGACCTTCTAAATTCTACTCAGGCTATCATTG GGCTACCACTACGTGAAATGCTAGAGAGATTCGGTCACAAAGTGGTTCAACTATTTAAGCTGATTCTACTGCAAAAGCGagttctcttttttcattcaCCAGTCCGACCTTTATCTACATCTATTCTGGCGATGCTTGCACTTTTCCCTGGAGTGGTCGAATCGGGTCTGGATAATTGCACCGCCTTAGCTAGTCAGCCGGAAATAATCATCGCCGAGACGTTGGAAGTTCCTAAACAATTCATTCCTCCACCAGATGAAGAACCCGCCG ATAAATTAGCTGGAAGTACTAAATCCGCAGATACTCCCACGGTTGACGCTACTGATGATAGTAAAGTAAGCCGGGAAAGTAGCTTTGAAGATCTTCGAGCCCCCACTGCTCAAGAAATGGAAAACGAG AAATCAGGACGCATTTCTCCCTCTATCGTCGCCGGCCTGCCTAATGAAGACTGTGGATTGCCTCTTCAACTCTTTGGAAAT GGTTATGTGTGTCATCCGTATCTGTCACTTTCATATTTAGACCTCTTGAGTGAGCCTAACATCCGCGGCTACATTGTTGGCGCTACTAATGTGCTATTCAAGCAGAAAAAAACTCTTTTTGATGCTATCATCGAG TTGGAGACTGGCCGCATCGATATCACCGATCCGGAACTACGTCGTCAACTTGAGTTGACCAAAGAAGACATGCGATTTGCAGATCACATAGTCCGTCTCGTTGTCCAGGATCGAACCAGCAATACCTTTTTGGACGGCGTTGGATGGGAAGGTGGCGATGAGTGGCTGCGGGCTGAGTTTAAGACTTATCTTCTTTTTATGCTGAGAACATCCTTGATGGACG ATGGATGCAAGTATTTGGATGAATTCAATCCCGCTTTTATCCAAGCATGGAAAGCCACGAGTAACTACGCGAAATGGCTCGAAACTCCACATCCTGCTGTCTTGGAACTCCATCCTGGTCATATGTTCTCCGGCCAGCTATCAATTTCAGATGTCAAGCTTAAAATATCTCAAATCACTCA AACGATGCAGAATACGGAAAAAGGGCGGAAGATATCCAATGCGGCCGCTAGCACAAGTCGAGCAGTAGCCAACACGAGTAAAGTTGTTG GAGGGGCTATTTCGCAAGCTAAAGGAGCGTTTTCAAGCTGGTGGAGTACATTCCATCAACAACCGACCGAAGCAACTGAAGAAGCTGAGGAAGCATTAGGACCGAATGGAATGCGAATGTCCGACATTGATCTGACTGAGTGA
- the LOC124320921 gene encoding late secretory pathway protein AVL9 homolog isoform X1 → MEEQVTDQEEKKKKETSTIAREFSRDAPPILHLLVVGFHHKKGCQVEYSYPPLCPNSPSESHECPEMWKNLPSLAMPDGSHNFVEDTVYFHLPSMAHPGKTVYGVSSYRQIEAKMLSKKTADITRSTVQKAVCVLSNLPLYGHIQVKMGLITEAYFREGDFTQFMLLHDAYNNLNMCLNPDLLNSTQAIIGLPLREMLERFGHKVVQLFKLILLQKRVLFFHSPVRPLSTSILAMLALFPGVVESGLDNCTALASQPEIIIAETLEVPKQFIPPPDEEPAGIFSPQNQSSVYNGLTEKLSSWKDKLAGSTKSADTPTVDATDDSKVSRESSFEDLRAPTAQEMENEKSGRISPSIVAGLPNEDCGLPLQLFGNGYVCHPYLSLSYLDLLSEPNIRGYIVGATNVLFKQKKTLFDAIIELETGRIDITDPELRRQLELTKEDMRFADHIVRLVVQDRTSNTFLDGVGWEGGDEWLRAEFKTYLLFMLRTSLMDDGCKYLDEFNPAFIQAWKATSNYAKWLETPHPAVLELHPGHMFSGQLSISDVKLKISQITQTMQNTEKGRKISNAAASTSRAVANTSKVVGGAISQAKGAFSSWWSTFHQQPTEATEEAEEALGPNGMRMSDIDLTE, encoded by the exons ATGCTCCTCCAATATTGCACCTTCTCGTCGTTGGATTTCATCACAAAAAAGGGTGTCAAGTTGAGTATTCATACCCTCCTCTTTGCCCCAACTCTCCTTCCGAATCTCATGAATGTCCGGAAATGTGGAAAAATTTGCCTTCCCTGGCGATGCCAGATGGCTCACATAATTTTGTTGAGGATACTGTCTATTTCCACCTCCCATCAATGGCACATCCAGGCAAAACAGTTTATGGTGTTTCCTCTTATCGCCAAATTGAGGCAAAG ATGCTCTCTAAGAAAACTGCTGACATAACCAGAAGCACTGTCCAGAAAGCTGTATGTGTTCTTTCGAACCTTCCTTTATATGGTCATATCCAAGTAAAAATGGGATTGATCACTGAAGCTTATTTCCGTGAGGGGGATTTTACTCAGTTCATGTTGCTCCATGATGCTTACAACAATCTAAACATGTGTCTCAACCCTGACCTTCTAAATTCTACTCAGGCTATCATTG GGCTACCACTACGTGAAATGCTAGAGAGATTCGGTCACAAAGTGGTTCAACTATTTAAGCTGATTCTACTGCAAAAGCGagttctcttttttcattcaCCAGTCCGACCTTTATCTACATCTATTCTGGCGATGCTTGCACTTTTCCCTGGAGTGGTCGAATCGGGTCTGGATAATTGCACCGCCTTAGCTAGTCAGCCGGAAATAATCATCGCCGAGACGTTGGAAGTTCCTAAACAATTCATTCCTCCACCAGATGAAGAACCCGCCGGTATTTTCTCACCTCAAAATCAGTCTAGTGTTTATAACGGACTGACAGAAAAACTATCTTCTTGGAAAGATAAATTAGCTGGAAGTACTAAATCCGCAGATACTCCCACGGTTGACGCTACTGATGATAGTAAAGTAAGCCGGGAAAGTAGCTTTGAAGATCTTCGAGCCCCCACTGCTCAAGAAATGGAAAACGAG AAATCAGGACGCATTTCTCCCTCTATCGTCGCCGGCCTGCCTAATGAAGACTGTGGATTGCCTCTTCAACTCTTTGGAAAT GGTTATGTGTGTCATCCGTATCTGTCACTTTCATATTTAGACCTCTTGAGTGAGCCTAACATCCGCGGCTACATTGTTGGCGCTACTAATGTGCTATTCAAGCAGAAAAAAACTCTTTTTGATGCTATCATCGAG TTGGAGACTGGCCGCATCGATATCACCGATCCGGAACTACGTCGTCAACTTGAGTTGACCAAAGAAGACATGCGATTTGCAGATCACATAGTCCGTCTCGTTGTCCAGGATCGAACCAGCAATACCTTTTTGGACGGCGTTGGATGGGAAGGTGGCGATGAGTGGCTGCGGGCTGAGTTTAAGACTTATCTTCTTTTTATGCTGAGAACATCCTTGATGGACG ATGGATGCAAGTATTTGGATGAATTCAATCCCGCTTTTATCCAAGCATGGAAAGCCACGAGTAACTACGCGAAATGGCTCGAAACTCCACATCCTGCTGTCTTGGAACTCCATCCTGGTCATATGTTCTCCGGCCAGCTATCAATTTCAGATGTCAAGCTTAAAATATCTCAAATCACTCA AACGATGCAGAATACGGAAAAAGGGCGGAAGATATCCAATGCGGCCGCTAGCACAAGTCGAGCAGTAGCCAACACGAGTAAAGTTGTTG GAGGGGCTATTTCGCAAGCTAAAGGAGCGTTTTCAAGCTGGTGGAGTACATTCCATCAACAACCGACCGAAGCAACTGAAGAAGCTGAGGAAGCATTAGGACCGAATGGAATGCGAATGTCCGACATTGATCTGACTGAGTGA
- the LOC124320923 gene encoding lipase member H-like isoform X1 — translation MTLIKTFWILLCSSVLVLAEGIFFRKEIIRHAGDLLSEIAEPFAASQVHFLLWTRRNSFLFQELFINDVNVLAASSYVKTKPTKIYVHGFTENGQGDLSFRLRNRFLEKEDINFIAVDWALLAAGPDYPRAAANTRLVGLLTGDFVNFLVSQGTDLIKLHLIGFSMGAHVVGLAGHIANGVLPRITGLDPAFPHFDFTNPDEVLEKTDAQFVDVIHTNAGKLENGKIGVDRSIGHVDFWPNGGSSQPGCIEIPNSSAGILSIMNLFLGGICSHRRAVEYFMESLDVPFIATRCNSYDEFKLGSCTNNFKTFLGVPVSTSAVGNFFLDTNVPHTVRQENSFQSIFKTT, via the exons ATGACGTTAATCAAAACGTTCTGGATACTTCTCTGCTCCTCCGTCCTCGTTTTAGCCGAAGGTATTTTTTTCC gaaaagaaataatcagACATGCTGGTGATCTTCTGTCGGAGATTGCCGAACCGTTCGCAGCTTCACAAGTTCATTTCTTACTCTGGACAAg ACGAAATTCGTTTCTATTTCAAGAACTCTTTATCAACGATGTAAATGTCCTAGCTGCTTCTTCTTATGTTAAGACAAAACCTACTAAAATTTATGTCCATGGTTTTACTGAAAATGGGCAAGGTGATCTTAGTTTCAGGTTACGCAATC GTTTCCTCGAAAAAGAAGATATTAATTTTATCGCAGTCGACTGGGCATTATTGGCTGCAGGTCCCGACTATCCTAGAGCAGCGGCAAACACTAGGCTGGTAGGATTACTCACGGGAGATTTTGTGAACTTCCTGGTTTCACAGGGCACTGATCTTATCAAGTTGCACTTGATTGGTTTCAGTATGGGGGCGCATGTGGTTGGACTGGCTGGACATATCGCCAACGGTGTACTACCTAGAATAACAG GTTTGGATCCAGCCTTCCCTCACTTTGATTTCACTAACCCAGACGAGGTTCTAGAGAAAACAGATGCCCAGTTTGTTGATGTTATCCATACAAATGCTGGCAAGTTGGAAAATGGCAAAATAGGCGTCGATCGATCGATCGGACACGTCGATTTTTGGCCCAATGGTGGATCTTCTCAGCCT GGCTGTATAGAAATCCCCAACAGCAGCGCTGGAATCTTAAGTATTATGAACCTGTTTCTTGGAG GTATCTGCAGTCATAGGCGAGCAGTGGAATATTTTATGGAATCCCTTGATGTTCCGTTCATCGCCACCCGGTGCAATTCTTACGACGAATTCAAGCTTGGCTCATGCACtaacaatttcaaaacttttctggGTGTTCCAGTCTCAACATC AGCCGTAGGAAATTTCTTCCTCGATACCAACGTACCTCACACAGTCCGGCAAGAGAACAGCTTTCAatcaatatttaaaacaacttaa